A window from Pseudomonas sp. MRSN 12121 encodes these proteins:
- a CDS encoding AraC family transcriptional regulator, giving the protein MTHDTTAPGRTPQQRLARLIGGQIDHSGDCVTAIPGLYFFRREVPAPPSVCMVEPSIVLVAQGAKQLWVGGEAFPYDTSRFLATSLDLPANSEVITASLERPCLGLAFKLDQRMLAELTAQGSLLPPRERAPGKSVGLGTVTPALLASFLRLVELLEEPEAIPVLAPLIQREIHYRLLMSDQSARLRQIASVDGQGHRIARAIDWLKLNYMLQLRVDELAARVQMSTPTFHHHFRQLTTMSPLQYQKWLRLAEAKRLMMNEHLDVSSAAFKVGYESPSQFSREYSRLFGVPPKRDIAQMRELAGGSAEGVLS; this is encoded by the coding sequence GCGATTCCCGGCCTCTACTTCTTTCGCCGCGAAGTCCCTGCGCCCCCTTCGGTGTGCATGGTCGAGCCGTCCATCGTCCTGGTCGCCCAGGGGGCGAAGCAGTTGTGGGTGGGCGGCGAGGCTTTTCCCTACGACACCTCGCGCTTTCTCGCCACCTCGCTGGATCTGCCGGCCAACTCGGAAGTCATCACCGCCAGCCTCGAGCGACCCTGCCTGGGGCTGGCCTTCAAGCTCGACCAGCGGATGCTCGCCGAACTGACCGCCCAGGGCAGCCTGTTGCCGCCGCGCGAGCGGGCACCGGGCAAGAGCGTGGGCCTGGGCACGGTGACGCCGGCGCTATTGGCCTCCTTCCTGCGTCTGGTCGAGCTGCTGGAGGAACCCGAAGCCATCCCGGTGCTCGCGCCGCTGATCCAGCGCGAGATCCATTACCGCCTGCTGATGAGCGACCAGTCGGCGCGGCTGCGCCAGATCGCCTCCGTCGACGGCCAGGGCCACCGCATCGCCCGGGCCATCGACTGGCTGAAACTGAACTACATGCTGCAATTGCGCGTCGACGAACTAGCGGCGCGGGTGCAGATGAGCACGCCGACCTTCCATCATCACTTCCGCCAGCTCACCACCATGAGCCCGCTGCAATACCAGAAGTGGCTGCGCCTGGCCGAAGCCAAGCGCCTGATGATGAACGAACACCTGGACGTCTCCAGCGCCGCCTTCAAGGTCGGCTACGAAAGCCCCTCGCAGTTCAGCCGCGAATACAGCCGCCTGTTCGGCGTGCCGCCCAAGCGCGATATCGCGCAGATGCGCGAACTGGCGGGCGGGAGTGCAGAAGGGGTGTTGAGCTGA